The following proteins are co-located in the Hydrogenophaga sp. RAC07 genome:
- a CDS encoding CobD/CbiB family protein — protein MGFFAILIALLLEQARPLAYDNVVHAALRGWSRTVRRNLDAGESSHGWVAWSLAVGVPAVTAALVHWGLWWFSSVLAFVWMVAVLYVTLGFRQFSHHFSEIRNALEEGNDALAREKLAEWLRVDASSLPRSELLRQVIEHSVLSAHRHVFGVLVCFVVFWALGLGPAGAVFYRSAEYLSRNWRARPDGTPSVALQHAAAKAWAFVDHVPARVTALGFAVVGNFEEAVASWRGDAVRFAPGSNGVVLAATSGALNVRLTPQPDPSVVPEEGDPGSRPEPQLAHLGSVVGLVWRAVVLWMLLLALVTLARF, from the coding sequence ATGGGTTTTTTCGCCATCCTCATTGCCTTGCTGCTGGAGCAGGCGCGTCCACTGGCCTACGACAACGTGGTGCATGCCGCGCTGCGCGGCTGGTCTCGCACGGTTCGCCGCAACCTGGACGCGGGCGAGTCTTCGCACGGCTGGGTCGCCTGGTCGCTGGCCGTGGGTGTGCCCGCCGTCACCGCGGCACTGGTGCACTGGGGCCTCTGGTGGTTCAGTTCGGTGCTGGCCTTTGTGTGGATGGTGGCGGTGCTCTACGTGACCTTGGGCTTTCGCCAGTTCAGTCACCACTTCAGCGAAATCCGCAACGCGCTCGAAGAGGGCAACGATGCGCTGGCGCGCGAGAAGCTGGCCGAATGGCTGCGGGTCGATGCCTCCAGCCTGCCGCGCAGTGAGCTGTTGCGCCAGGTGATCGAACACTCGGTGCTGTCGGCGCACCGCCATGTGTTCGGTGTGCTGGTGTGTTTTGTGGTGTTCTGGGCCCTGGGGCTCGGGCCCGCAGGCGCGGTGTTTTACCGCTCGGCCGAGTACCTGTCGCGCAACTGGCGCGCGCGCCCCGATGGCACGCCGAGCGTGGCCCTGCAGCACGCCGCCGCCAAGGCCTGGGCCTTTGTCGACCATGTGCCCGCGCGCGTGACGGCGCTGGGCTTTGCGGTGGTGGGCAACTTCGAGGAAGCCGTGGCCAGCTGGCGCGGCGACGCTGTGCGCTTCGCACCGGGCAGCAACGGTGTGGTGCTGGCCGCCACCTCGGGCGCACTCAACGTGCGCCTCACGCCACAGCCGGATCCTTCCGTGGTGCCCGAAGAGGGCGATCCCGGCAGCCGGCCCGAGCCGCAGCTGGCGCATCTCGGCAGCGTCGTGGGGCTGGTGTGGCGCGCGGTGGTGTTGTGGATGCTGCTGCTCGCGCTGGTCACGCTCGCGCGCTTCTGA
- the trmD gene encoding tRNA (guanosine(37)-N1)-methyltransferase TrmD, whose amino-acid sequence MRFDVITLFPELFAPFLQHGINRRAFESGLVDVHLWNPRDFAEGNYRRVDDRPFGGGPGMVMMAEPLWQCLQAVRAERAEPDDARAPVVLFSPIGEALNHAGVERWSASQGAVLLCGRYEGIDQRFIDACVDQQISLGDFVLSGGEIAAMALLDAVARLQPGVLSDEGSHQQDSFNPALDGLLDSPHHTRPEVWQGPQGPMPVPEVLLGGHHERIARHRREQSLLVTARQRPDLLTRAREQGLLDAADQSFLRAQGLL is encoded by the coding sequence ATGCGCTTCGACGTCATCACGCTGTTTCCTGAACTGTTTGCACCGTTTCTGCAACACGGCATCAACCGCCGCGCTTTTGAATCGGGTCTGGTCGACGTTCACCTCTGGAATCCACGCGACTTTGCCGAAGGCAACTACCGCCGCGTGGACGACCGTCCGTTTGGTGGCGGTCCGGGCATGGTCATGATGGCCGAGCCCCTGTGGCAGTGCCTGCAGGCGGTGCGCGCCGAACGCGCCGAGCCCGACGACGCACGCGCGCCAGTCGTGTTGTTTTCCCCCATTGGCGAAGCCCTCAACCACGCCGGCGTTGAACGCTGGTCTGCCAGCCAGGGTGCCGTTCTGCTGTGTGGCCGTTACGAAGGCATCGACCAGCGTTTCATCGACGCCTGTGTCGACCAGCAGATCAGCCTGGGTGATTTCGTGCTCTCGGGTGGCGAAATCGCTGCCATGGCGCTGCTCGATGCCGTGGCGCGCCTGCAGCCCGGTGTGCTGAGTGACGAAGGCAGCCACCAGCAGGACAGCTTCAACCCCGCGCTCGACGGTCTGCTCGACAGCCCTCACCACACGCGCCCCGAGGTCTGGCAGGGGCCGCAAGGTCCGATGCCGGTGCCCGAGGTGCTGCTGGGTGGTCACCACGAGCGCATTGCCCGCCACCGACGCGAGCAGAGTTTGCTGGTCACCGCACGTCAGCGGCCTGACCTGCTGACCCGCGCCCGCGAGCAGGGCTTGCTGGACGCCGCCGACCAAAGTTTCCTGCGCGCGCAGGGCTTGCTATAA
- a CDS encoding GNAT family N-acetyltransferase has product MPTIRPSRDDDLDAITRIYRHHVLHGTGTFETTPPSLADMTTRRADVLSKGLPWLVVEDGGQVLGFAYGNWFKPRPAYRFSVEDSIYMDPAAHGKGLGRALLTELMAALERGGVRKVMAVIGDSANAGSIGVHKALGFETVGVVQSCGWKFDRWLDIVLMQRTLGAGDTTPPESAA; this is encoded by the coding sequence ATGCCCACGATCCGCCCCAGCCGAGACGACGATCTCGACGCCATCACCCGCATCTATCGCCACCACGTGCTGCACGGCACCGGCACCTTCGAAACCACCCCGCCAAGCCTGGCCGACATGACCACGCGGCGCGCCGACGTGTTGTCCAAAGGCCTGCCGTGGCTGGTGGTCGAAGACGGTGGTCAGGTGCTGGGCTTTGCCTACGGCAACTGGTTCAAGCCCCGGCCCGCCTACCGGTTCTCGGTGGAAGACTCGATCTACATGGACCCGGCCGCGCACGGCAAGGGCCTGGGCCGCGCGCTGCTGACCGAGCTGATGGCGGCGCTGGAGCGCGGTGGCGTGCGCAAGGTCATGGCCGTGATCGGCGATTCCGCCAACGCGGGTTCGATCGGCGTGCACAAGGCGCTGGGCTTCGAGACGGTGGGGGTGGTGCAGTCGTGCGGCTGGAAGTTCGACCGCTGGCTGGACATCGTGCTGATGCAGAGAACGCTGGGCGCCGGCGACACCACGCCGCCTGAAAGCGCTGCGTGA
- the rimM gene encoding ribosome maturation factor RimM (Essential for efficient processing of 16S rRNA) gives MSNPASGAFTASSLPADAVELGRIQDAWGIKGWVRILPYSADTSALIASPQWFLEPPEARFARGFSAFSGCVSIALAEVKPHTDGLVAQIEGVNDRNSAEALKGVRIYLPRSAFPATPEGEYYWVDLIGLDVVNREGVHLGVVRDLMATGPNSVLVLEYTDTVDGVEQVAERMIPFVAAYIDDVDKAKRRITADWQTDY, from the coding sequence GTGAGCAACCCCGCGTCCGGCGCCTTCACGGCGTCGTCCCTCCCGGCCGATGCGGTCGAGTTGGGGCGCATACAGGACGCGTGGGGCATCAAGGGCTGGGTCCGCATCCTGCCCTACAGCGCCGACACCTCGGCGCTGATCGCTTCCCCCCAATGGTTCCTTGAGCCGCCCGAAGCCCGCTTCGCGCGCGGCTTCTCGGCGTTTTCGGGTTGCGTGAGCATCGCTCTTGCCGAGGTCAAGCCGCACACCGACGGTCTGGTCGCCCAGATCGAGGGCGTGAACGACCGCAACTCGGCCGAAGCGCTCAAGGGCGTGCGCATCTACCTGCCGCGCAGCGCCTTCCCGGCCACGCCCGAAGGTGAGTACTACTGGGTCGACCTGATCGGCCTGGACGTGGTCAACCGCGAAGGTGTGCACCTGGGCGTGGTGCGCGACTTGATGGCCACCGGGCCCAATTCCGTGCTGGTGCTCGAATACACCGACACTGTCGACGGTGTCGAGCAGGTGGCTGAACGCATGATTCCGTTCGTGGCCGCCTACATCGACGATGTGGACAAGGCGAAGCGCCGCATCACCGCCGACTGGCAAACAGATTATTAG
- a CDS encoding CoA pyrophosphatase: MTQLLPAFDPRLVPIVNAEEITHPAHPERLTAHGLRELFANPPVWTPELVREIKFANRAPAHAAVMLPLVMRDELTLLLTQRTAHLSTHSGQIALPGGKIDPTDADPTAAALRETFEEIGIPPERIEVLGTLPVYVTGTSFIVTPVVGLVEPGFELVPNPHEVDDVFEVPLSFLMNPLHHRRHAFDFEGVVREWYSMPYQDGDQERFIWGATAGMLRNFYRMLSA, translated from the coding sequence ATGACCCAACTGTTGCCCGCGTTCGATCCCCGCCTGGTGCCCATCGTCAACGCAGAAGAGATCACGCATCCCGCCCACCCGGAACGCCTCACCGCCCACGGCTTGCGCGAGCTGTTCGCCAACCCACCGGTCTGGACGCCAGAGTTGGTGCGCGAGATCAAGTTCGCCAACCGGGCACCTGCGCATGCGGCCGTGATGTTGCCGCTGGTGATGCGCGACGAGCTCACCTTGCTGCTCACCCAGCGCACGGCCCACCTCTCCACCCATTCGGGCCAGATCGCCTTGCCCGGCGGCAAGATCGATCCCACCGACGCCGACCCCACCGCTGCGGCGTTGCGCGAGACGTTTGAAGAGATCGGCATTCCGCCCGAGCGCATCGAGGTGCTCGGCACGCTGCCGGTGTACGTCACGGGCACCTCGTTCATCGTCACCCCGGTGGTGGGGCTGGTGGAGCCGGGGTTCGAGCTGGTGCCCAACCCGCACGAGGTGGACGACGTGTTCGAGGTGCCCCTGTCGTTCCTCATGAACCCGCTGCACCACCGCCGGCACGCGTTCGACTTCGAAGGCGTGGTGCGCGAGTGGTATTCCATGCCCTACCAGGACGGGGACCAGGAACGCTTCATCTGGGGCGCCACGGCCGGCATGCTGCGCAACTTCTACCGCATGCTCAGCGCCTGA
- a CDS encoding NINE protein, whose protein sequence is MGRGKNKTLAAVLAVLGGTLGLHRFYLRGLGDWIGWLHPIPAALGWWGVDRVLTYGQDDKLSWVLIPLLGMTIAASCLTGIVYALTDREKWNRWFNPTLPVDANAGATHWLTIATLVLALLMGTVAFMGSLAFGIQRYFEYQIEEARKISQ, encoded by the coding sequence ATCGGCCGCGGCAAGAACAAGACGCTGGCTGCCGTGCTGGCGGTGCTCGGGGGCACGCTCGGGTTGCACCGTTTCTATTTGCGCGGTCTGGGCGACTGGATCGGCTGGCTGCACCCGATTCCGGCGGCCCTCGGTTGGTGGGGTGTGGACCGTGTGCTCACCTACGGGCAGGACGACAAACTGTCGTGGGTGCTGATTCCGCTGCTGGGCATGACGATCGCCGCGAGCTGCCTCACCGGGATCGTCTACGCACTCACCGACCGCGAAAAATGGAACCGCTGGTTCAACCCGACGCTGCCGGTGGACGCCAATGCCGGCGCCACGCACTGGCTCACCATAGCCACGCTGGTGCTGGCGCTGCTCATGGGCACCGTGGCCTTCATGGGCAGCCTGGCCTTCGGCATCCAGCGTTACTTCGAATACCAGATCGAAGAGGCGCGCAAGATCAGCCAGT
- the rplS gene encoding 50S ribosomal protein L19, giving the protein MNLIQTLEQEEIARLGKVIPPFAPGDTVIVSVNVIEGTRKRLQAYEGVVVARRNRGLNSSFIVRKISNGEGVERTFPLYSPLIAKIEVKRRGDVRRAKLYYLRDRSGKSARIKEKLGAKAA; this is encoded by the coding sequence ATGAACCTCATCCAGACCCTAGAGCAAGAAGAAATTGCTCGCCTCGGCAAAGTCATTCCGCCGTTCGCCCCAGGCGACACGGTGATCGTCAGCGTGAACGTGATCGAAGGCACCCGCAAGCGTTTGCAGGCCTACGAAGGTGTGGTGGTCGCCCGCCGCAACCGTGGCCTGAACTCCAGCTTCATCGTGCGCAAGATCTCCAACGGCGAGGGTGTCGAGCGCACCTTCCCGCTGTACAGCCCGCTGATCGCCAAGATCGAAGTCAAGCGCCGCGGTGATGTGCGCCGTGCCAAGCTGTACTACCTGCGCGACCGCAGCGGCAAGTCGGCACGTATCAAGGAAAAGCTGGGCGCCAAGGCTGCATAA
- the rpsP gene encoding 30S ribosomal protein S16: MVVIRLSRGGSKSRPFYNIVVADKRNRRDGRFIERIGFYNPLARGGEEPLRIALDRLTYWTGVGATPSDTVERLVKQNAAKAAVAA, from the coding sequence ATGGTCGTCATTCGACTCTCCCGCGGCGGCTCAAAGTCCCGTCCTTTCTACAACATCGTTGTGGCCGACAAGCGCAACCGCCGCGACGGTCGTTTCATCGAGCGCATCGGTTTCTACAACCCCCTGGCACGTGGTGGCGAAGAGCCGCTGCGCATCGCCCTGGACCGCCTGACCTACTGGACCGGCGTGGGTGCCACCCCGTCCGACACGGTCGAGCGTCTGGTCAAGCAGAACGCCGCCAAAGCTGCGGTCGCGGCCTGA
- the rsgA gene encoding ribosome small subunit-dependent GTPase A, which translates to MADLQTGLVVAAHGRHCMVESANGERRICHPRGKKNPVVVGDQVQWQITGDEGSIERVNERRNLFYRQDEMRTKSFAANLDQVLVLVAADPEFSESQLARALIAAQAERIEVLIVLNKSDLQPAFDRAWARLDPYRRMGCKVMPLRLKAEGQDAGGDDGLDALQQRLAGQRTLVLGPSGVGKSTLVNRLVPTAKALTGEISRALNSGKHTTTSTSWYWVDEARTTALIDSPGFQEFGLNHIEPMQLAHLMPDLNATLGSCRFYNCTHLHEPGCAVVAHVQTGDAEVTGGDPLAISENRYRLYRELFAELSDKRKY; encoded by the coding sequence ATGGCCGATCTGCAGACCGGTCTGGTGGTGGCTGCGCACGGTCGCCACTGCATGGTGGAAAGCGCCAACGGCGAACGCCGCATCTGCCATCCCCGGGGCAAGAAGAACCCGGTGGTGGTCGGTGATCAGGTGCAGTGGCAGATCACTGGCGACGAAGGCAGCATCGAGCGCGTGAACGAACGGCGCAACCTGTTCTACCGGCAGGACGAGATGCGCACCAAGTCGTTCGCGGCCAACCTCGACCAGGTGCTGGTGCTGGTGGCGGCAGACCCCGAGTTTTCCGAGAGCCAGCTGGCGCGCGCCCTGATCGCCGCGCAGGCCGAGCGCATCGAGGTGCTGATCGTGCTCAACAAGAGCGACCTGCAGCCCGCGTTTGACCGCGCCTGGGCGCGGCTCGATCCCTACCGACGCATGGGTTGCAAGGTGATGCCGCTGCGCCTGAAGGCCGAAGGCCAGGACGCCGGGGGTGACGATGGCCTGGACGCACTGCAGCAGCGCCTGGCCGGCCAGCGCACGCTGGTGCTGGGCCCGTCGGGCGTGGGCAAGAGCACGTTGGTGAACCGCCTGGTGCCCACGGCCAAGGCGCTCACCGGCGAGATTTCGCGCGCGCTGAACTCGGGCAAACACACGACCACCAGCACCAGTTGGTACTGGGTGGACGAAGCCCGCACCACCGCGCTGATCGACTCACCCGGTTTTCAGGAATTTGGACTGAACCACATCGAACCCATGCAGCTCGCGCACTTGATGCCCGACCTGAACGCCACGCTGGGCAGTTGCCGCTTCTACAACTGCACCCACCTGCACGAGCCAGGCTGTGCGGTGGTGGCGCATGTGCAGACGGGTGACGCAGAAGTGACCGGGGGCGATCCGCTGGCAATCAGCGAGAACCGCTACCGGCTGTACCGCGAGTTGTTCGCCGAGCTGTCCGACAAACGCAAGTACTGA
- a CDS encoding inorganic phosphate transporter, translating to MPKKARSSFISKHQEALQLGAAVLFLILVGVYASLTGASTIGLTSSAVWLLIVAASVGAYMAMNIGANDVANNMGPAVGSGAMTMGWAIVVAAVFEALGAIVAGGDVVGTIKGGIIDPAAINDPALFAWVMFSALLAGALWLNLATALGAPVSTTHSIIGAVMGAGIAAGGWGLVNWDTIGAIVISWVISPLMGGALAAGFLYLIKRSVTYRSDKTDAASRVVPVLISLMVWAYTTYMLLKGVSQLVKVGFLTALAIGLVVSVVVWWLIRRPIARMAVRQDNSKDGVNRLFTWPLICSAALLSFAHGANDVANAIGPLAAIYEAVKEGAIATKAGTPMWIMVLGALGLAVGLALYGARLIRTVGKEITELDNMRAYSIAMSATLTVIVASQLGMPVSTTHISIGAVFGVGFLRELLKVNYAKMEAVVFAGHQGADRAEVEAYLHRFEAAEVQEKKRMLAEMKRRTKQREATQTAEGALLAKKEQRAMKKAIKKEIVKRSAVMRIVAAWIVTVPATAVLAAILFYVVRAVLS from the coding sequence ATGCCCAAAAAAGCCCGTAGCAGCTTCATTTCCAAGCACCAGGAGGCCCTGCAACTGGGTGCTGCGGTGTTGTTCCTGATCCTGGTGGGGGTGTACGCCTCGCTCACCGGTGCCTCCACCATCGGACTCACCTCCTCGGCGGTGTGGTTGCTGATCGTGGCCGCCAGTGTGGGCGCCTACATGGCCATGAACATCGGTGCCAACGACGTGGCCAACAACATGGGCCCGGCGGTGGGCTCGGGTGCCATGACCATGGGCTGGGCCATCGTGGTGGCGGCCGTGTTCGAAGCACTCGGCGCCATCGTCGCGGGGGGCGACGTGGTCGGCACCATCAAGGGCGGCATCATCGACCCGGCCGCCATCAACGACCCCGCGCTGTTCGCCTGGGTCATGTTCTCGGCGCTGCTGGCCGGTGCACTCTGGCTCAACCTGGCCACTGCGTTGGGTGCGCCGGTGTCCACCACCCACTCCATCATCGGCGCCGTCATGGGCGCGGGCATCGCAGCGGGCGGTTGGGGCCTGGTCAACTGGGACACTATCGGCGCCATCGTCATCAGCTGGGTGATCTCGCCGCTCATGGGCGGGGCACTCGCCGCGGGTTTCCTCTACCTCATCAAGCGCAGCGTGACCTACCGCAGCGACAAGACGGATGCCGCCAGCCGCGTGGTGCCGGTGCTCATTTCGCTCATGGTCTGGGCCTACACCACCTACATGCTGCTCAAGGGCGTGAGCCAGTTGGTCAAGGTCGGCTTCCTGACCGCCCTGGCCATCGGCCTCGTGGTGTCCGTGGTCGTGTGGTGGCTGATCCGCAGGCCGATTGCGCGCATGGCCGTTCGGCAGGACAACAGCAAGGACGGCGTGAACCGCCTGTTCACCTGGCCGCTGATCTGCTCGGCCGCACTGCTGAGTTTTGCGCACGGCGCCAACGACGTGGCCAACGCCATCGGACCGCTGGCGGCGATCTACGAAGCGGTGAAAGAGGGCGCCATCGCCACCAAGGCGGGCACGCCGATGTGGATCATGGTGCTCGGTGCGCTGGGCCTGGCGGTCGGTCTGGCGCTGTATGGCGCGCGGCTGATTCGCACGGTGGGCAAGGAGATCACCGAGCTCGACAACATGCGCGCCTACTCGATCGCCATGTCGGCCACGCTCACCGTGATCGTCGCCTCGCAGCTCGGCATGCCCGTGTCCACCACTCACATCTCCATCGGCGCGGTGTTTGGCGTGGGGTTCTTGCGCGAGCTGCTCAAGGTGAACTACGCCAAGATGGAAGCGGTGGTGTTTGCCGGCCACCAAGGTGCCGACCGTGCCGAGGTCGAGGCCTACCTGCACCGCTTCGAAGCGGCCGAGGTGCAGGAGAAAAAACGCATGCTGGCCGAGATGAAGCGCCGCACCAAACAGCGCGAAGCGACACAAACCGCCGAGGGTGCCCTGCTGGCGAAGAAGGAACAGCGCGCCATGAAGAAGGCGATCAAGAAAGAGATCGTCAAGCGCTCGGCCGTCATGCGCATCGTGGCCGCGTGGATCGTCACCGTGCCCGCCACGGCGGTGCTCGCGGCCATTCTTTTCTACGTCGTTCGGGCCGTGCTCAGCTGA
- a CDS encoding 4a-hydroxytetrahydrobiopterin dehydratase produces the protein MNPIHQNRRALSATEIVSQLTQLNGESAQGWKLIDGALEKAFTFTNFHETMAFVNAVAWIAHREDHHPDLALGYSRCTVRFNTHDVGGISVSDFHCAGAVDALQKA, from the coding sequence ATGAACCCCATCCACCAGAACCGCCGCGCCCTGTCGGCCACCGAAATCGTGAGCCAGCTCACCCAGCTCAACGGCGAGTCTGCCCAAGGCTGGAAGCTGATTGACGGAGCGCTGGAGAAGGCCTTCACCTTCACCAATTTCCACGAGACCATGGCGTTCGTGAACGCCGTGGCCTGGATCGCCCACCGCGAAGACCACCACCCCGACCTGGCCCTGGGCTACAGCCGCTGCACGGTGCGCTTCAACACGCACGATGTGGGTGGCATCTCGGTGAGCGACTTCCACTGTGCAGGTGCGGTGGACGCACTGCAGAAGGCCTGA
- the orn gene encoding oligoribonuclease, with the protein MTSAPTPADTALATAATDTPTLAKSDQNLVWIDCEMSGLDPEKERLLEIAVIITGPNLTPRIEGPVLVIHQSDAVLGAMDNWNKGTHGKSGLIDKVKASTVTEEQAQAELLAFIGKYVPRSGSPMCGNTISQDRRFLVKYMPKLEAYFHYRCLDVSTLKELAKRWRPEVYDAFKKHQKHTALADVHESIDELEHYRTHFLR; encoded by the coding sequence ATGACTTCAGCCCCCACCCCGGCCGACACGGCCCTGGCGACCGCCGCCACCGACACCCCCACCCTCGCCAAAAGCGACCAGAACCTGGTCTGGATCGACTGCGAGATGAGCGGCCTGGACCCCGAGAAGGAACGCCTGCTGGAGATCGCGGTGATCATCACCGGTCCAAACCTCACCCCGCGCATTGAAGGCCCGGTGCTCGTGATTCACCAGAGCGACGCGGTGCTGGGCGCCATGGACAACTGGAACAAGGGCACACACGGCAAAAGCGGTCTGATCGACAAGGTCAAGGCCAGCACGGTGACCGAAGAGCAGGCTCAGGCCGAGTTGCTGGCGTTCATCGGCAAGTACGTGCCCCGCAGCGGCTCGCCCATGTGCGGCAACACCATCAGCCAGGACCGCCGCTTCCTCGTGAAGTACATGCCCAAGCTGGAGGCCTACTTCCACTACCGCTGCCTGGACGTGAGCACGCTCAAGGAGCTGGCCAAACGCTGGCGGCCCGAGGTGTACGACGCCTTCAAGAAGCACCAGAAACACACCGCGCTGGCCGATGTGCATGAGTCCATCGACGAGCTGGAACACTACCGCACGCACTTCCTGCGCTGA
- a CDS encoding M48 family metallopeptidase gives MDTASFAFTALFCALLVLGLVIRTVLASRQIRHVARHRGTVPAAFSGTISVAAHQKAADYTITKTRFGMLEIAIDAALLLAWTLLGGLDWLNQTLLSLLGGGMVQQLALLGSFAVIGGLITLPLGWYATFRIEERFGFNKMTAGLWLGDLLKGALVGALIGLPIAALVLWLMGAAGPVWWLWAWGAWMVFNLLALVLYPTVIAPLFNKFEPLADETLKARVNALMQRCGFAAKGLFVMDGSKRSAHANAYFTGFGAAKRVVFFDTLLKQLNPEEIDAVLAHELGHYKRRHIIKRIVLMFSLSLAGFALLGWVSSQAWFYSGLGVMPSLDTPNNALALILFMMVVPLLTFFLSPLMAQLSRKHEFEADAYAVEHTNGPDLASALLKLYKDNASTLTPDPVYARFYYSHPPASERLSRLQAAA, from the coding sequence ATGGACACCGCCTCGTTTGCCTTCACAGCCCTCTTCTGCGCCCTGCTGGTGCTCGGCCTGGTCATTCGCACCGTGCTCGCGAGCCGGCAGATCCGCCACGTGGCCCGCCACCGCGGCACGGTGCCGGCGGCCTTCAGCGGCACCATCTCGGTGGCCGCCCACCAGAAGGCCGCCGACTACACGATCACCAAGACGCGCTTCGGCATGCTCGAGATCGCCATTGACGCCGCGCTGCTGCTGGCCTGGACGCTGTTGGGGGGCCTCGACTGGCTCAACCAGACACTGCTGTCACTCCTGGGCGGCGGCATGGTTCAACAGCTGGCTCTGCTGGGTTCGTTTGCCGTCATCGGCGGCCTGATCACACTGCCGCTGGGCTGGTACGCCACTTTCCGCATTGAAGAACGCTTCGGCTTCAACAAGATGACCGCCGGGCTCTGGCTGGGTGACTTGCTCAAGGGCGCGCTGGTCGGCGCACTGATCGGCCTGCCGATCGCCGCGCTGGTGCTTTGGCTCATGGGTGCTGCCGGCCCGGTGTGGTGGCTGTGGGCCTGGGGTGCCTGGATGGTGTTCAATCTGCTCGCCCTGGTGCTCTATCCCACCGTGATCGCGCCGCTGTTCAACAAATTCGAGCCGCTGGCCGACGAAACGCTCAAGGCCCGCGTGAACGCACTCATGCAGCGCTGCGGGTTCGCCGCCAAGGGCCTGTTCGTCATGGACGGCAGCAAGCGCAGCGCACACGCCAACGCCTACTTCACCGGCTTCGGCGCGGCCAAGCGCGTGGTGTTTTTCGACACCCTGCTCAAACAGCTCAACCCCGAAGAGATCGACGCCGTGCTCGCGCACGAGCTCGGCCACTACAAGCGCCGTCACATCATCAAACGCATCGTGCTCATGTTTTCGCTGAGTCTGGCGGGCTTTGCCTTGCTGGGCTGGGTGTCGAGTCAGGCCTGGTTCTACAGCGGCCTGGGTGTCATGCCGTCGCTGGACACGCCCAACAACGCGTTGGCGCTCATCCTGTTCATGATGGTGGTGCCACTGCTCACCTTTTTCCTGTCGCCGCTGATGGCGCAGCTGTCTCGCAAACACGAGTTCGAGGCCGACGCCTACGCCGTGGAACACACCAACGGACCCGATCTCGCCAGCGCACTGCTCAAGCTCTACAAAGACAACGCCAGCACGCTCACGCCCGACCCGGTGTACGCGCGCTTCTACTACTCCCACCCACCGGCGAGCGAGCGTTTGTCGCGCCTGCAAGCCGCTGCCTGA